The following are from one region of the Ruficoccus sp. ZRK36 genome:
- the tsf gene encoding translation elongation factor Ts, which translates to MATISASMVNELRKRTGAGLMDCKGALVEANGDEEGAIAILKKKGIAKAAKKAGREASEGIIESYIHMGGKVGVMIEINCESDFVAKNDDFKAFARDVCMHIAAASPIAVSREEVDPAILEKEKEAAMGQAEGKPAAAVEKIVEGKVNKYLEQNCLLEQPFVKNTDQTVGELLTQKIQTIGENLKIRRFVRYAIGD; encoded by the coding sequence ATGGCCACCATTTCCGCAAGCATGGTTAACGAGCTCCGCAAACGCACCGGAGCCGGATTAATGGACTGCAAGGGCGCCCTCGTCGAAGCCAATGGCGACGAAGAAGGTGCAATTGCCATCCTCAAAAAGAAGGGCATCGCCAAGGCCGCCAAGAAGGCCGGTCGCGAAGCCTCCGAAGGCATCATCGAGTCTTACATCCACATGGGTGGCAAGGTCGGTGTCATGATCGAGATCAACTGCGAGTCTGACTTCGTCGCCAAGAACGACGATTTCAAGGCTTTTGCCCGCGACGTCTGCATGCACATTGCTGCCGCCAGCCCGATCGCCGTCAGCCGTGAGGAAGTCGATCCTGCCATCCTGGAAAAGGAAAAGGAAGCTGCCATGGGTCAGGCCGAGGGTAAGCCCGCCGCTGCGGTCGAAAAGATCGTCGAAGGTAAGGTCAACAAGTACCTCGAGCAGAACTGCCTGCTTGAGCAGCCGTTCGTCAAGAACACCGATCAGACCGTGGGCGAACTGCTCACGCAGAAGATCCAGACCATCGGCGAAAACCTCAAGATCCGCCGCTTCGTTCGCTACGCCATCGGCGACTAA
- a CDS encoding type II secretion system protein GspK — MIVLVMIFLISVLIVKVIEDLTMQVRARTVQVSRDELRFVGLSALESTLAVLNEIREIDGMLSGPAQGWTDPMAYADTLTWPEGLEIEVTVTDETGKFPLNEVTGSQLVAFFDTLDVDYSDAETLSDSLLDWMDEDDDTRLNGAEKNFYEDEDPPISPANAPLNSWEALRYIKGFKELFFDEKGAPNELHTRFTQSFSLHTTADPNMNTAQADVLETLSEQYGFDDEYLIDQRNGQDRIPGTDDDEFFTSADDITALGISIGETPASYTCEVLKIEVRVSFGEKAYLLTALVDTGEGSDDDEDSSSGNASGSPSSPSTSTPGGSTSTTTGGGSSTTSGSESTYPFTLVKLVESMEID, encoded by the coding sequence ATGATCGTGCTGGTCATGATCTTCCTCATCTCGGTCTTGATCGTGAAGGTGATCGAGGACCTGACGATGCAGGTGCGGGCACGCACGGTTCAGGTTTCCCGCGACGAGCTGCGGTTTGTGGGGCTATCGGCTCTGGAGAGTACGCTGGCCGTCCTCAACGAGATTCGTGAGATCGACGGGATGCTGAGTGGACCGGCTCAGGGGTGGACGGATCCGATGGCCTATGCCGATACGCTGACCTGGCCCGAGGGCCTCGAGATCGAGGTAACAGTGACAGACGAGACCGGGAAATTTCCCCTCAATGAGGTCACCGGGTCGCAGTTGGTGGCGTTTTTCGATACGCTGGATGTTGACTACAGCGATGCCGAGACGCTCAGCGACTCCCTGCTGGACTGGATGGATGAGGACGACGATACGCGCCTCAACGGGGCTGAGAAGAACTTCTACGAGGACGAGGACCCGCCCATTTCTCCTGCTAATGCGCCCTTGAACAGTTGGGAAGCTTTGCGTTATATCAAGGGGTTCAAGGAGCTGTTTTTCGACGAAAAAGGCGCGCCAAACGAGCTGCATACGCGCTTCACCCAATCCTTTTCCCTGCACACCACCGCCGATCCCAACATGAATACCGCCCAGGCAGACGTGCTTGAGACTCTCAGCGAGCAATATGGCTTCGATGACGAGTACCTGATCGACCAGCGTAATGGCCAGGACCGCATTCCGGGGACCGATGACGACGAGTTTTTCACCAGCGCCGATGACATCACGGCTCTGGGCATATCTATCGGGGAGACTCCGGCCAGCTACACCTGTGAGGTGCTCAAGATCGAGGTGCGGGTGAGCTTTGGTGAAAAAGCATACCTCCTGACCGCGCTGGTTGATACCGGCGAGGGTTCTGATGATGACGAGGATAGCAGTAGCGGTAATGCCTCTGGCAGCCCGTCTTCGCCCTCGACCTCTACGCCGGGGGGATCGACAAGTACGACGACAGGCGGGGGTAGCAGCACAACAAGCGGTAGCGAGAGCACGTACCCTTTTACGCTCGTAAAGCTGGTAGAAAGTATGGAGATCGATTGA
- a CDS encoding amidase — protein MKSRADILPYPRDDFATWQERWSRNPDDVATELTRRLALMPEQLRRAVFASVPDEDQIREQIADVDDADALPGVPFVVKDLFDMAGMLTRAGSTFLDEVRNVPSETSKLVENLQDNGMIFSGKTQLNEFAFGLSGENPHSGDCPHPRVPDALTGGSSSGSAWAVASGLVPFALGTDTAGSIRVPAAFCGIYGLRLVPNAWSRTGCFPLAPSFDTVGWFTSTAEDMRRATSILVAETRDDVGRGLFCAGAFEDSHPELRAAAERIAQYLELERDPELEKWSRGIILGCEPAFDVLRNQEAYEVHAQWLDLMKDRYSIEVWERINRGRHRDPSAISLAWDKREQARKLIQIVFDQYDFLVLPVTPVPTPRKSEVTEELRRRLLTLNIPASFCAQPVLTVPLQLADGRSGGLQFIFRDMPSTAVGPLMEVMEAYRV, from the coding sequence GTGAAATCCAGGGCTGACATCTTACCTTACCCCAGAGATGACTTTGCCACCTGGCAAGAACGCTGGTCAAGAAACCCCGATGATGTGGCGACTGAGCTGACGCGCCGATTGGCGCTGATGCCGGAGCAACTCAGGCGCGCGGTTTTCGCCAGTGTGCCGGACGAAGATCAAATCCGGGAGCAAATCGCGGACGTTGACGATGCGGATGCATTGCCGGGCGTGCCGTTCGTCGTGAAGGACCTTTTCGATATGGCAGGCATGCTAACAAGGGCCGGATCGACCTTTCTCGATGAGGTGCGCAACGTACCGTCGGAAACCTCGAAGCTGGTGGAGAACCTCCAGGATAACGGCATGATTTTCAGCGGGAAAACCCAGCTGAATGAGTTCGCGTTCGGGCTGAGCGGGGAGAACCCGCATAGCGGAGATTGTCCGCACCCGCGCGTGCCCGATGCCCTCACCGGTGGGTCCAGCAGTGGCTCGGCCTGGGCGGTGGCCTCAGGGCTCGTGCCCTTCGCATTGGGGACGGATACGGCGGGCTCGATTCGTGTGCCGGCTGCTTTCTGCGGCATCTATGGCCTGCGCTTGGTCCCTAATGCCTGGTCGCGCACAGGATGCTTTCCGCTGGCACCGAGCTTTGACACGGTGGGCTGGTTTACCTCCACGGCGGAGGACATGCGCCGGGCCACCTCGATACTCGTCGCCGAAACCAGAGACGACGTTGGCCGCGGTTTATTCTGCGCAGGAGCCTTTGAAGACAGCCATCCCGAATTGCGTGCGGCTGCAGAGCGCATCGCGCAGTACCTGGAGCTGGAGCGTGACCCCGAGCTGGAAAAGTGGTCCAGGGGCATCATTTTGGGCTGCGAGCCCGCCTTTGACGTGCTGCGCAACCAGGAAGCCTACGAGGTCCACGCTCAGTGGCTCGATCTGATGAAGGACCGCTACAGCATAGAGGTCTGGGAGCGTATCAACCGTGGACGGCACCGTGACCCCTCGGCGATCAGTCTCGCGTGGGATAAGCGTGAGCAGGCCCGCAAGCTGATTCAAATCGTGTTCGATCAGTATGACTTTCTGGTCCTGCCCGTCACTCCCGTACCGACGCCCAGAAAAAGCGAAGTAACGGAGGAGCTGCGCCGACGCTTGCTTACCCTGAACATCCCGGCGAGTTTCTGCGCTCAGCCCGTGCTGACGGTACCACTCCAGCTCGCCGACGGGCGAAGCGGTGGGCTCCAGTTCATCTTCAGAGATATGCCCAGCACGGCGGTAGGCCCGCTGATGGAAGTGATGGAGGCTTATCGGGTGTAG
- a CDS encoding PilN domain-containing protein yields the protein MQDNAATMPRTVSFVPGNLFFTRTLELPEGMRPVDVPSFAELTLEEMSPFSLEHLAWGYQMDASARWLLIVAACQPRLPVALTASWDEALFVLPAFYPLLCAGQPTQGAPAILYGNCLTLAHYGEQACPLPTGFTHHLIETDGDPLPEAFAIYASERPSEAKDSGLFVLEEAREGRDGTVAFDLSCVKRENVENMGADMPASAVESHDGEPMADAPVPGQPVVYRIDDTDTIWPTDLRDSAFKASEQKSRRLGAALWKGMLIAGAVAAVLLLLAVGWAVLAGMVSSRQSKIAKQTPQIMALELKEQNLEELKQFAGSPFRPFTILEAVNDVKLNRMGKNGVYFDSVALNKDNEVTIRGKAGSIVEVNQFADALTDSGLFEQISPPDYQSRGSGEVRFTLELRYLPPPSGVDPIETVPAQSAESQDEAIEPESASEEAV from the coding sequence ATGCAGGATAACGCGGCGACCATGCCGCGTACGGTGAGCTTTGTGCCGGGTAACCTGTTCTTTACCCGTACGCTTGAGCTGCCCGAGGGGATGCGCCCGGTAGATGTTCCGTCGTTTGCGGAGTTGACGCTGGAGGAGATGTCGCCGTTTTCGCTGGAGCACTTGGCCTGGGGGTACCAGATGGACGCCTCCGCCCGCTGGCTGCTGATCGTGGCGGCCTGCCAGCCCCGCCTACCTGTCGCCCTTACAGCCTCATGGGATGAGGCGCTCTTTGTCCTGCCTGCTTTTTATCCGCTGCTGTGTGCCGGTCAGCCGACGCAGGGTGCACCGGCGATCCTCTATGGTAACTGCCTGACACTTGCGCACTACGGCGAGCAGGCATGCCCGCTGCCGACGGGCTTTACCCATCACCTGATCGAGACCGATGGCGATCCGCTGCCCGAGGCGTTTGCCATTTACGCCAGCGAGCGCCCCTCCGAGGCAAAGGACTCGGGCCTCTTCGTACTGGAGGAAGCCCGCGAGGGTAGGGATGGGACCGTAGCGTTTGATCTGTCCTGTGTGAAGCGGGAGAATGTCGAAAACATGGGGGCTGATATGCCCGCATCCGCTGTGGAGTCACATGATGGCGAACCGATGGCCGATGCCCCGGTGCCCGGTCAGCCTGTTGTCTACCGTATTGATGATACGGATACGATCTGGCCGACGGATCTGCGTGATTCAGCCTTTAAGGCCAGTGAGCAAAAATCCCGCCGTCTGGGGGCCGCTCTCTGGAAGGGGATGCTCATAGCCGGCGCTGTGGCTGCGGTCCTGCTGCTTCTTGCCGTGGGCTGGGCAGTGCTGGCTGGTATGGTTTCATCCCGACAGAGCAAGATCGCCAAGCAGACGCCTCAGATCATGGCGCTGGAACTGAAAGAGCAAAACCTTGAAGAGCTCAAGCAGTTCGCAGGCTCACCCTTCCGGCCCTTTACGATTCTCGAAGCGGTGAACGATGTGAAGCTCAACCGCATGGGGAAGAACGGGGTGTATTTTGATTCAGTGGCCCTGAATAAAGACAATGAAGTCACAATTCGCGGTAAGGCGGGCAGCATTGTCGAGGTGAACCAGTTTGCGGATGCGCTGACGGACTCCGGGCTTTTTGAGCAGATCAGCCCGCCTGACTACCAGTCCCGCGGGAGCGGAGAGGTGCGCTTCACGCTGGAGCTGCGCTACCTGCCGCCACCGAGTGGTGTCGATCCGATTGAGACCGTTCCGGCCCAGAGCGCGGAGTCTCAGGATGAGGCGATCGAGCCTGAATCTGCTAGCGAGGAGGCCGTATGA
- a CDS encoding secretin N-terminal domain-containing protein gives MKSRSPLLQRLTALLALGAFCTSFVFGQPASPPSTIPVRSSSRIASPAPQDTPSFQPTAQAAPEERDQSVGNLVLVDESAQQVLRLIETLSGKAILRAQNLPPVKITFDSHGPMTRQEALIALESLLSLNGIALTPMGSFIKAVTYQDVARQVPEFIEGSALDYPASEKFYTMLMRLKYLSVSGGEYKEIIEPIMSPNPIGKSVALPKANSLLLTDTLINLQRVEEVLIQADTPRDIDEEVLFYPLRNMQARDLQSRLQNLLLSQGSALSKYFMNNTTIEADERTNQLIVLTHPTNVTMLNSIIESFDIDVEPQTSSEVFYIKHAQAIDVQTLLDSVVSGQQQTREEEPENAVGRNTEGGAPQGPAAGAGNAPAAPPTQSASSSVDGIDTGNLQFSKYITIVADERSNAVVVYGTKSDIKQISDLIDKIDVVLAQVLIEVIIAEVTLDKDEVSGLTSLGLTRDSTAWGGLVAQTQTPSIGGTPAFDITATADLKEFSVTFGPALSSGKLRVLQAPVLATTHNQEATVNVSESRPFVTGSTTSQTNPDATTSTVNYRDVGIELTVKPLIGSNGVVQMEIDQKVENVVPDSSTDVLGVDTPIVAVREATSFVSVTDQQIIVLAGLQESSISRTNQEVFLLSKIPLLGELFKPETNADYRRELMIFIKPNVIYAQTDATRIANRTIHNLDNGSSVQQYLDNPDMSEVYDNEIYEPPAEPIERPAKKTYGPNR, from the coding sequence ATGAAATCCCGTTCACCACTTTTACAGCGATTGACGGCGTTGCTTGCGCTGGGAGCTTTCTGCACCAGTTTTGTCTTTGGGCAGCCAGCTAGCCCGCCCTCGACGATCCCCGTGCGCTCGTCTTCCCGGATCGCTTCGCCTGCACCACAGGACACACCCAGCTTCCAGCCCACCGCGCAGGCGGCCCCTGAGGAGCGTGATCAGTCTGTGGGTAACCTCGTTCTGGTGGACGAGAGTGCACAGCAGGTACTCAGGCTGATCGAGACGCTCTCGGGTAAGGCCATCCTGCGCGCGCAGAACCTGCCTCCCGTCAAGATTACCTTTGACAGCCATGGGCCCATGACGCGCCAGGAGGCGCTCATCGCTCTGGAGAGTTTGCTCAGCCTCAATGGCATCGCGCTGACCCCGATGGGGAGCTTTATCAAGGCGGTGACCTATCAGGACGTGGCCCGCCAGGTGCCCGAGTTCATCGAGGGTAGCGCGCTTGATTACCCGGCGAGCGAAAAGTTCTACACCATGCTCATGCGCCTGAAGTACCTCAGCGTATCCGGCGGTGAATACAAAGAGATCATCGAGCCGATTATGTCCCCCAATCCGATCGGCAAGTCGGTGGCCCTCCCGAAGGCAAACTCCCTCCTGCTCACCGATACGCTGATCAACCTCCAGCGTGTGGAGGAGGTGTTGATTCAGGCTGATACTCCGCGCGATATCGATGAGGAGGTGCTCTTTTACCCCCTGCGAAACATGCAGGCCCGCGATCTACAGTCGCGCCTTCAGAATCTGCTCCTGAGCCAGGGCAGTGCGCTTAGCAAGTACTTCATGAACAACACGACGATCGAGGCCGACGAGCGTACGAATCAACTGATTGTGCTTACGCACCCGACCAACGTCACCATGCTCAACTCGATTATCGAGAGCTTTGACATCGATGTGGAGCCACAGACCAGCAGCGAGGTCTTTTACATCAAACACGCGCAGGCTATCGATGTGCAGACGCTCCTCGACTCCGTTGTCTCCGGTCAGCAGCAAACTCGCGAAGAGGAGCCCGAGAACGCTGTCGGCAGAAACACTGAGGGTGGGGCACCTCAGGGGCCGGCCGCGGGTGCTGGCAATGCACCGGCCGCCCCCCCGACACAGTCTGCTTCATCAAGTGTGGACGGGATTGACACCGGTAACCTTCAGTTTAGCAAGTACATCACGATCGTGGCCGACGAGCGCAGTAACGCCGTTGTTGTCTACGGGACCAAGAGCGACATTAAGCAGATCAGCGACCTGATCGATAAAATCGACGTCGTGCTGGCGCAGGTTTTGATCGAGGTCATCATCGCGGAGGTCACGCTGGACAAGGACGAGGTCAGCGGCCTGACCTCGCTCGGCCTGACGCGTGACAGTACGGCCTGGGGCGGGCTTGTCGCTCAGACACAGACACCCAGCATCGGTGGGACTCCGGCTTTTGACATTACGGCGACTGCCGACCTGAAGGAGTTTTCCGTCACCTTCGGGCCTGCTCTGTCCTCCGGGAAACTGCGTGTGCTGCAGGCTCCGGTTCTGGCCACGACGCATAATCAGGAGGCGACAGTCAACGTCAGCGAGTCGCGCCCCTTTGTGACCGGTAGCACGACCTCGCAGACGAATCCCGATGCTACGACCAGCACCGTGAATTACCGTGATGTCGGCATCGAGCTTACGGTTAAGCCGCTCATCGGCTCCAACGGCGTCGTACAGATGGAGATCGACCAGAAGGTCGAGAACGTCGTGCCGGACAGCAGTACGGACGTGCTCGGGGTCGATACGCCGATCGTTGCCGTGCGCGAGGCGACATCCTTCGTCAGCGTGACAGACCAGCAGATTATCGTGCTGGCGGGCTTGCAGGAGTCGAGCATTAGCCGGACGAATCAGGAGGTCTTTTTACTGAGTAAGATACCGCTGCTTGGAGAGCTCTTTAAACCGGAGACCAACGCGGACTATCGCCGCGAGCTCATGATCTTTATCAAACCGAACGTGATCTACGCACAGACCGACGCTACCCGCATCGCGAACCGTACGATCCACAATCTGGATAACGGCTCCAGCGTGCAGCAGTACCTGGATAACCCGGACATGAGCGAGGTCTACGACAACGAGATCTACGAGCCGCCTGCCGAACCTATCGAACGGCCTGCGAAAAAGACTTACGGCCCCAACCGTTAA
- a CDS encoding ABC transporter substrate-binding protein, whose product MKRYFQLLAYIFFACLLAACSKPQPHQSADSESDKLIPITVQLDWVPEPEHGGLFQAQAKGYFEEEGLKVTLRPGGANVLVLETVAAADAQIGQSSSTQVIRAAARGIPVSNIAGVFHEIPTALILHADNPISDFSQINGKTIMARPEALWIPFLKQRYDIDFKVIAQNFGIGLFLNDPAFIQEGFYIAEPYFMEKAGAKVKLLTLAEGGWHAYATLFANDKFLARQPEAAEAFVRAYVRGWRDYLEGDPTPGNALMKKMRTDGVTDEFLAYSRDMIIQHRLAADPAEGEGYGTISPKRMQQEIDTLVQLGVLKPDQVTLDQVLAESIAPTEKE is encoded by the coding sequence ATGAAGAGATACTTTCAACTGCTGGCCTACATATTCTTCGCGTGCTTGCTGGCAGCATGTTCGAAGCCTCAACCCCATCAAAGCGCGGATAGCGAGTCTGACAAGCTGATCCCCATCACCGTCCAGCTCGACTGGGTGCCCGAGCCCGAGCATGGCGGCCTCTTTCAGGCGCAGGCCAAAGGCTACTTCGAGGAAGAAGGGCTCAAGGTCACGCTCCGCCCCGGCGGTGCCAATGTCCTCGTACTGGAGACCGTAGCCGCTGCCGATGCCCAGATCGGCCAAAGCTCCAGCACACAGGTGATCCGGGCAGCCGCGCGCGGCATCCCTGTCTCGAATATAGCAGGGGTCTTTCACGAGATTCCGACCGCCCTTATCCTCCACGCCGACAACCCGATAAGCGACTTCAGTCAGATCAACGGGAAGACAATCATGGCACGCCCGGAGGCCCTGTGGATTCCCTTTCTGAAGCAGCGCTACGACATCGACTTCAAGGTCATCGCGCAGAACTTCGGTATTGGCCTGTTTCTGAACGACCCGGCATTCATCCAGGAGGGCTTCTACATCGCCGAGCCCTACTTCATGGAAAAAGCAGGCGCGAAGGTTAAACTGCTCACCCTCGCCGAAGGGGGCTGGCACGCCTACGCCACGCTCTTCGCCAACGATAAATTTCTCGCCCGCCAGCCGGAGGCTGCAGAGGCATTCGTCCGGGCCTATGTACGCGGCTGGCGCGACTATCTGGAGGGCGACCCCACCCCCGGAAACGCCCTGATGAAAAAGATGCGCACCGACGGCGTGACGGACGAGTTTCTGGCCTACTCCCGCGATATGATCATCCAGCACCGGCTCGCTGCCGACCCGGCCGAGGGTGAGGGCTACGGCACGATCAGCCCCAAGCGGATGCAGCAGGAGATCGATACGCTGGTCCAGCTCGGCGTCCTCAAGCCCGACCAGGTCACCCTCGATCAAGTCCTGGCCGAGTCCATCGCCCCGACCGAAAAAGAGTAA
- a CDS encoding GspE/PulE family protein: MKVDEQILARLSEEQQEAFHEIPRQERTGFLAVAWNTTEGDVLKELAELARLEVLDDIRLSEAPEDALPLRLINEYQCLPVHVADTPEGQLNLITAWPPDAVMDDWILAACGRRPHWYLGPAAKVNETITQVFGVGSGSLDSDELEGFSEVSEDNRQEDDEDAALIRFVNEVITKAIADRATDIHFEPQKESLQIRYRIDGELVPVRVPDNLVQFQRAIISRLKIMARLNISERRRPQDGRISFTVGKEDIDIRISSLPIMYGESVSLRLLSNKSQPVTIEDLGFLPRDINKINQILTRPHGIVLATGPTGSGKSTSLSAFLRQIRDPRRRIITIEDPVEYEIENVNQVQVHHEIGLTFASTLRSVLRQDPDVIMVGEIRDRETAEIAIRASLTGHLVLSTLHTNDAPGALTRLIDMEIEPFLIASSVELVIAQRLVRRLCPRCSREADMELAHLGSCLVALHVDPTEVQHGHLLREPGGCDHCRGLGYRGRVGLFEILQVSEEIHEMIIHKASARDIRHRAEAQGMSTLQTSGWEQCKRGITSLDEIMRYADLVVEDEAPAAPEDTPPPLS, encoded by the coding sequence GTGAAAGTGGACGAGCAGATATTGGCCCGGCTCAGTGAGGAGCAGCAGGAGGCCTTTCACGAAATCCCGCGCCAGGAGCGGACCGGGTTTCTGGCGGTAGCCTGGAACACGACCGAGGGCGACGTCCTGAAAGAGCTGGCGGAGCTCGCGAGACTTGAGGTTCTGGACGACATCCGTCTGTCCGAGGCCCCGGAGGATGCGCTGCCGTTGCGCCTGATCAATGAGTATCAATGCCTGCCTGTGCATGTCGCCGATACTCCGGAGGGGCAGCTAAACCTCATCACGGCCTGGCCACCGGATGCGGTGATGGACGACTGGATCCTCGCCGCCTGTGGCCGCCGCCCCCACTGGTATCTGGGGCCTGCCGCCAAGGTCAACGAGACGATCACGCAGGTTTTTGGGGTTGGCTCGGGCAGCCTCGACTCGGACGAGCTGGAGGGCTTCTCCGAGGTGTCCGAGGACAACCGTCAGGAGGACGACGAAGACGCCGCGCTCATCCGTTTTGTTAATGAGGTCATTACCAAGGCCATTGCCGACCGTGCGACGGACATCCACTTTGAGCCGCAGAAGGAGTCTCTCCAGATCCGCTATCGTATCGACGGGGAGCTGGTGCCGGTCCGCGTGCCGGATAATCTGGTCCAGTTCCAGCGGGCGATTATCTCGCGCCTGAAGATCATGGCGCGGCTGAATATCTCCGAGCGCCGTCGCCCGCAGGACGGGCGCATCAGCTTTACGGTCGGTAAGGAAGATATCGATATCCGTATCTCCTCGCTGCCCATCATGTACGGGGAGAGCGTCAGCCTCCGCCTGCTCAGCAACAAGAGCCAGCCGGTGACGATCGAGGACCTGGGCTTCCTGCCGCGCGACATAAACAAGATTAACCAGATCCTGACGCGTCCGCACGGCATCGTGCTGGCAACGGGGCCGACCGGCTCCGGTAAGTCCACCTCGCTGAGCGCCTTTTTGCGGCAGATTCGCGACCCGCGACGCCGCATCATCACCATTGAGGACCCGGTCGAATACGAGATCGAAAATGTCAATCAGGTGCAGGTGCACCATGAGATCGGGCTTACCTTTGCCAGTACGCTACGCAGTGTGCTGCGTCAGGACCCGGACGTGATCATGGTCGGGGAAATCCGTGACCGCGAAACGGCGGAGATCGCCATCCGCGCCTCTCTGACCGGTCACCTTGTGCTCAGTACGCTGCACACGAATGATGCTCCGGGCGCACTCACGCGCTTGATCGATATGGAGATCGAGCCTTTCCTCATCGCCTCGTCGGTTGAGCTGGTCATCGCCCAGCGGCTGGTGCGCCGCCTCTGCCCACGGTGTAGCCGTGAGGCGGATATGGAGCTGGCCCATCTGGGCTCCTGCCTCGTGGCGCTCCACGTCGACCCGACCGAGGTGCAGCATGGCCACCTGCTGCGTGAGCCCGGCGGCTGCGATCATTGCCGGGGCTTGGGGTACCGGGGCCGCGTTGGGCTGTTCGAGATTTTACAGGTCTCCGAGGAGATTCACGAGATGATCATCCACAAGGCCTCCGCGCGCGATATTCGCCACCGGGCTGAGGCGCAGGGGATGAGCACGCTGCAGACCAGCGGGTGGGAGCAGTGTAAGCGCGGGATCACCTCGCTGGACGAGATCATGCGCTACGCGGACCTGGTCGTGGAGGACGAGGCTCCTGCCGCCCCCGAGGACACGCCGCCACCGCTCAGCTAA
- a CDS encoding type II secretion system F family protein yields MPVFTYRGIDASGKASSGTLEAADRRQVIQKLRARRIQPLDIRQSRKKSRSGRAEPELDAVPTASESKSSRASKTGRFKRKSSLALPFFRKLYQLHNSGMSVGDAMQLMTQRMSDPGLKELSEHSYKDLSEGRTLAVSMRSQPAVFDPMMAHLIDAGEATGNVVPILQNLIEHLERKAELKSKMITALVYPIFLIFVALGVVALFLFFLLPRIQSMLDSLGEKLNLAARVLIGFSEFLLKDGPFILGALVLVFAFIMQWRKSDKGRLATDRWLLKLPLIKSLVYHAEVTRMTNVLAILLGNGVNTTESLRLAENTINNRIILERYRAARAMINDGAPFSIAFKKYQLLPDLDLDIISIGENTGSLVDGFTEVFKTHSEELESKMKFATSLVAGVALTSAFVMVAVLTLGIVMSILNVSQNLMNQ; encoded by the coding sequence ATGCCTGTTTTTACATACCGTGGGATCGACGCATCCGGCAAAGCCAGCTCGGGTACGCTGGAGGCTGCGGACCGCCGTCAGGTCATCCAGAAGCTGCGGGCACGTCGCATCCAGCCGCTGGATATCCGCCAGAGCCGGAAGAAATCCCGGTCCGGGCGGGCGGAGCCGGAGCTGGATGCGGTACCGACGGCCTCCGAGTCGAAGTCCTCACGCGCTTCGAAGACGGGGCGCTTCAAGCGTAAGTCTTCTCTGGCTCTACCGTTTTTCCGGAAGCTCTACCAGCTCCACAACAGCGGGATGTCCGTGGGGGACGCCATGCAGCTGATGACGCAGCGCATGTCTGACCCAGGGCTGAAAGAACTCTCCGAGCATAGCTACAAGGACTTGTCTGAGGGGCGGACACTGGCCGTCTCCATGCGCTCGCAGCCCGCTGTGTTTGACCCGATGATGGCGCACCTGATCGATGCCGGTGAGGCCACCGGTAATGTCGTGCCCATCCTGCAGAACCTGATCGAGCACCTGGAGCGCAAGGCCGAGCTGAAGTCCAAGATGATCACGGCGCTGGTCTACCCGATTTTCCTGATCTTTGTAGCCTTGGGGGTGGTGGCGCTGTTCCTGTTTTTCCTGTTGCCGCGCATCCAGTCCATGCTCGACTCGCTGGGTGAGAAGCTAAACCTGGCGGCCCGAGTCCTGATTGGATTTTCCGAGTTCCTGCTCAAGGACGGCCCGTTTATACTCGGTGCGCTGGTGCTGGTCTTCGCGTTTATCATGCAGTGGCGAAAGTCCGACAAGGGACGACTGGCGACGGACCGCTGGCTGCTCAAGCTGCCCTTGATCAAAAGCCTCGTCTATCACGCGGAGGTCACGCGCATGACCAATGTGCTGGCCATCCTGCTTGGGAACGGGGTGAACACGACGGAGAGCCTGCGGCTGGCCGAAAACACGATCAATAACCGCATCATACTGGAGCGCTATCGGGCTGCGCGTGCCATGATCAACGACGGGGCTCCGTTCTCTATCGCCTTTAAAAAGTACCAGCTGCTGCCCGATCTGGATCTGGACATCATCAGTATCGGTGAAAATACCGGCAGCCTGGTGGACGGCTTTACCGAGGTCTTTAAAACTCACTCCGAGGAGCTGGAGTCGAAGATGAAGTTTGCCACCTCTCTCGTGGCCGGTGTGGCTCTGACCTCCGCCTTTGTCATGGTGGCCGTCCTGACACTCGGGATCGTGATGAGCATCCTCAACGTCAGCCAGAACCTGATGAATCAGTAG